A portion of the Sabethes cyaneus chromosome 3, idSabCyanKW18_F2, whole genome shotgun sequence genome contains these proteins:
- the LOC128741200 gene encoding ubiquitin-conjugating enzyme E2 E1, whose product MSTSAGSSSTAGTATGAGGGAAGSGGGGGSAGSGGGRRNGNGNGSGNTTPETPSVPKPDTKETKSNPKISKALGTSAKRIQKELAEITLDPPPNCSAGPKGDNLYEWVSTILGPPGSVYEGGVFFLDIHFSPEYPFKPPKVTFRTRIYHCNINSQGVICLDILKDNWSPALTISKVLLSICSLLTDCNPADPLVGSIATQYLQNREEHDRIARLWTKRYAT is encoded by the exons ATGTCGACCAGTGCCGGTTCAAGTAGCACTGCTGGAACAGCAACCGGAGCCGGTGGCGGTGCTGCCGGtagcggtggtggtggtggaagCGCTGGCTCGGGTGGTGGACGCCGTAACGGTAATGGAAATGGAAGTGGAAATACCACTCCAGAAACCCCATCAGTGCCCAAACCTGACACGAAGGAAACTAAGTCTAACCCCAAGATCTCCAAGGCACTAGGAACATCAGCTAAGCGTATCCAGAAGGAGCTCGCTGAAATCACGCTGGACCCACCGCCGAACTGCAGCGCTGGCCCAAAAGGGGATAATCTATATGAATGGGTTTCTACTATTCTCGGACCGCCTGGATCCGTGTACGAGGGAGGAGTATTTTTCCTTGATATACATTTTTCTCCGGAATATCCGTTCAAACCTCCCAAG GTCACATTTAGAACAAGGATATATCACTGCAATATCAACAGCCAAGGCGTGATCTGTCTAGATATCCTCAAGGACAACTGGTCGCCGGCACTGACAATTTCAAAAGTGCTACTCTCCATTTGTTCCCTTTTAACAGACTGCAATCCAG cTGATCCATTGGTTGGAAGTATTGCCACACAATATCTGCAAAATCGCGAGGAGCATGACCGGATTGCTCGCCTGTGGACTAAGCG aTATGCTACGTGA
- the LOC128742437 gene encoding A-kinase anchor protein 10, mitochondrial has product MLQFFKKSAVGRRKSNSEENKSTVADVIDDAEVNRCYSQQETVSDDEALAEAERFCMQHQLDTVEQRSRLSRNLLDILREQSCICYFVQFLETRDALPLIKFWLDVESFKAAAVESLKWDTKNGMCTRTISHHRALDRSVSSDGYDSLSYLSVDCDALSTFSGNAFDDAGTTSTVTEGSVTDGDSDPSLYPASEVSTPIPSTPLEVLIEEDKKPEASLADDDRKRMLEVCDLTLRQSLTDDEKTQIFETNKLKLEEPITKSTNGYNSVINSDAVRIYRKYLVSNSPYYIEIPATVLSNISLALCGGTCSESIFEDAQKYLLEVLEKSYLNLFLESGYYCKYTFETLSSDSLSLKDILCSEMALFYFMEYLEQKDKRHILEFCVSACHFRKSADASQAQADALVLYEKYFSLQATCPLHLSDKVRFLIEEQICSQDLTIIKSCFELASRIIERFLEKSYFQGFLKSQLYTNYLSELLGKIKTFPMEKSMSGSLGILAGSKQIFSSNRTKATNQRRGHRKTYSDVTNDSSRGSRHSPFISSQNTLLAMSDVSFHRKRATQTGSSGGNGAAAGGDMMQIDSRQLYNPDLLWRRNSTSGLSFGRVDALGRYERDFDLVEPPQDDDKWSKNRLKKAMRKLVNLPEDKAQEELAWQVAEMIVKDITSITMSGSNTAADANDASA; this is encoded by the exons ATGCTGCAGTTTTTCAAAAAGTCTG CGGTAGGACGAAGAAAGTCCAACAGCGAAGAAAACAAATCTACAGTCGCTGATGTCATCGATGATGCTGAAGTGAATAGGTGTTATAGTCAACAAGAAACGGTTAGTGATGATGAGGCTCTGGCGGAAGCAGAACGATTTTGTATGCAGCATCAGCTAGATACGGTAGAACAGAGGTCCAGACTTTCGCGGAATCTGCTAGACATCTTACGAGAACAGAGCTGTATCTGCTATTTTGTGCAATTTCTCGAAACCAGAGATGCTCTGCCTTTGATAAAATTTTGGCTTGACGTAGAGAGTTTCAAGGCCGCAGCTGTGGAAAgcttaaaatgggacacaaaGAATGGAATGTGTACGAGAACTATCAGCCATCATCGTGCGCTAGATCGTAGTGTTTCATCCGATGGATACGATAGCTTATCTTATTTAAGTGTAGACTGTGATGCGCTATCTACTTTTTCGGGAAATGCATTCGATGACGCCGGAACTACATCAACAGTTACCGAAGGTTCTGTAACGGATGGAGACAGCGATCCCAGTCTTTATCCTGCATCGGAAGTCAGTACACCCATTCCGTCTACACCATTAGAAGTATTGATCGAAGAAGACAAGAAACCTGAAGCATCTTTAGCCGATGACGATCGCAAACGTATGCTAGAAGTGTGTGACTTGACGTTACGTCAATCGCTTACGGATGATGAAAAAACACAgatttttgaaacaaacaaacTAAAATTAGAGGAACCCATAACGAAGTCAACGAATGGTTACAATTCAGTAATTAATTCGGACGCCGTTCGAATCTACAGAAAGTATCTGGTCAGCAATTCGCCGTATTACATTGAAATTCCAGCTACGGTATTATCTAATATTTCACTTGCTCTCTGTGGAGGAACATGCAGCGAGAGCATCTTTGAGGATGCTCAAAAGTATTTGTTGGAGGTGCTAGAGAAAAGTTATTTGAACCTATTTCTGGAAAGCGGATACTATTGTAAATACACTTTCGAG ACTCTTTCTAGCGATAGTCTTAGCCTGAAGGACATTCTGTGCAGTGAAATGGCTCTGTTTTACTTTATGGAGTATCTGGAGCAGAAAGACAAACGCCACATTCTAGAGTTCTGCGTTTCGGCCTGTCATTTTCGGAAGAGTGCCGATGCCAGTCAGGCACAAGCCGATGCGCTTGTTTTGTATGAGAAATATTTTTCTCTACAAGCAACGTGTCCGCTGCATCTGAGCGACAAAGTACGCTTTCTGATTGAAGAACAGATCTGCTCTCAGGATTTGACCATAATCAAAAGCTGCTTCGAACTGGCTTCACGAATTATCGAACGTTTTCTAGAAAAGTCCTATTTTCAGggatttttaaaatctcaaTTATATACTAATTATCTTTCCGAATTGTTGGGAAAGATTAAAACCTTCCCTATGGAAAAGTCCATGAGCGGTAGCTTAGGCATACTAGCAGGTTCTAAGCAGATATTTTCATCAAATCGTACAAAAGCTACAAATCAGCGACGTGGTCATCGGAAGACCTATTCCGATGTGACAAACGACAGCAGCAGAGGGTCTCGACATTCGCCCTTTATCTCATCGCAAAATACTCTGTTGGCTATGTCGGATGTCAGTTTCCATCGGAAGCGTGCTACTCAAACCGGTAGTAGTGGTGGAAATGGAGCCGCAGCGGGTGGCGACATGATGCAAATTGACTCTCGCCAATTGTACAATCCTGATCTTTTATGGAGGCGAAACTCAACGTCGGGATTAAGCTTCGGTCGTGTGGACGCCCTTGGTCGATATGAACGAGATTTTGATTTGGTCGAGCCGCCACAAGACGACGATAAATGGAGCAAAAATCGCTTGAAAAAAGCAATGCGAAAGCTGGTCAATCTGCCAGAAGACAAAGCGCAAGAGGAACTGGCATGGCAGGTGGCCGAAATGATTGTGAAGGACATAACCAGCATTACGATGAGTGGAAGCAACACTGCAGCGGACGCCAATGATGCGTCGGCGTGA
- the LOC128744486 gene encoding guanine nucleotide exchange factor MSS4 homolog has translation MSANDEFNPDSLIAEGKNKTNVKCSHCDSLMLKPDTADYVENEFELPEPYQKKRQQGVDVSEFVCKKFKDFWVVADMFTFENIGFSHTHCSVLSTRRTREVCCCFYDHQNVRRFPFKFHANDLQNATKLNVRYCNN, from the exons ATGAGTGCAAACGACGAATTCAATCCGGATAGTCTAATAGCTGAAGGAAAAAACAAAACTAACGTAAAATGTAGCCACTGCGACTCGTTAATGTTAAAACCCGATACAGCAGATTACGTAGAAAATGAG TTTGAGCTGCCGGAACCATACCAAAAAAAGCGTCAGCAAGGAGTGGACGTAAGCGAATTTGTGTGTAAAAAGTTCAAAGATTTCTGGGTAGTCGCCGATATGTTCACATTCGAGAATATTGGCTTTTCGCATACG CACTGCAGCGTGTTAAGCACGAGGAGGACACGTGaagtttgctgctgcttctACGATCATCAGAATGTCAGACGATTTCCTTTTAAATTCCATGCAAACGATTTGCAGAATGCTACCAAGCTGAACGTACGGTATTGTAACAATTGA